GGTCTGTCAGCTTGCGTCCCGTTACGTCATGCTCTGTAGTCATGATCAGCTCCAGGAGCACGGCGGCCGGCAGGACCCTCAGAGCGGTCCGGGACACCCCGGCGCCGGTGACATACGGCCTCATCGCCCTGTGCTGTGTGCTCTTCGCCCTCGGCCCGGCCTCCGGGCTGGTCCCGGGGTACGGCACCGGGGACGCGCTGCTCGCCGCGCAGCGGGCGTACTTCCGGCGCTGGGGGGTGGTCCCGGCCGAGCTGTTCGACGGGCCGGCCGGGGCCGCGCTCACCCCGGCCACCGCGCTGTTCGTGCACGGCAGCTGGGTGCACCTGCTCGGCAACATGCTCTTCCTCTTCGTCTTCGGAGCGATGACCGAGGAACGGATGGGCCGGGTGGAGTTCGCCCTCTTCTACGTCGGCTGCGGCTGCGGCGCCCTGCTCGGCTACGCGGTGGCCAACGCCGCCTCCGGAGAGTCGCTGGTCGGCGCCTCCGGTGCGGTCTCGGCGGTCCTCGGAGCCTTCCTGTACCTGTTCCCCCGTGCGCGGGTGACCAGTCTGCTGCCGTTCCTGTTCTTCCTGCCGCTGCGCTTCCCGGCCTGGGTCGTGCTGCCCTGCTGGGCGGCCCTGCAGTGGCTGGCGGCCGAGCGCGCGCCCGACGGGCCCGGGGTGGCCTACCTCGCCCACCTGGTGGGTTTCGGCCTGGGCTTCGGCTACGCGTGGGTGCGCTACGGCAGGAGGAAGGGCGCGAAGGGCACAGCGGCGGGTGACGGGCGGGCGACTAGAGTGAAGGACGCACCGGCTCCGGTCACCGAGGGAGAGAGACAACCGTGATCACCGCGATCGTCCTGATCAAGACCAGCGTGGACCGGATCCCCGAGATCGCCGAACGGATCGCCGCGCTGGAGAACGTGAGCGAGGTCTTCTCGGTCACCGGCACCTACGACCTGATCGCCATGGTCCGGGTCGCCCGGCACGAGGACCTCGCCGAGGTCATCCCCGGCCGCATCAGCAAGATCCCCGGCGTGCAGGGCACGGACACGCACGTCGCGTTCCGCACCTACTCCCAGCACGACCTGGAAGCCGCGTTCGCGATCGGCCTGGACAGCTAGACCGGCGCCGCACCGCCGCACCGCCGCACCGCCACCGCCGGTGCCGCCGCGGCAGGCCGCGGGCCCGGGAGCCGTCGGCGGCCCGGCCCGCGAACAGGGTGGTGCCCACGAGGGCGACGGCCCGCGTGTCCGTGCCCGCGGGCATCCGCCGCGTCCTACGCGCCCGCCCGGCCGCCGGGCGCCGCTCACACCGCCGGTACGCAGCGGCCCTCCTCCGTGCGGTACTGCCACTTCGCGCCGTCCCGGACCAGTTCCCTGACGGCGTTCACGAAGCGGTCCACGTGCTCGTCGGGGGTGCCCGCGCCGAAGCTGACGCGGATGGCGTTGAGGGACTTCTCGCCGGGGGCCGCCTCGGGGGCGCCGCACTCGCCCTGGGTCTGCGGGTCGCTGCCGAGCAGGGTGCGCACCAGCGGGTGGGCGCAGAAGAGGCCGTCGCGGACGCCGATGCCGTACTCGGCGGAGAGCGCGGCGGCGAAGTGGGAGCTGTTCCAGCCGTCGACGACGAAGGAGAGGACGCCGACGCGCGGGGCGTCGTCGCCGAACAGGGACAGCACGCGCACCTCGGGCACCTCGGCCAGGCCCGCGCGGACCTTGGCGATCAGGTGCTGTTCACGGGCGACCAGGGTGTCCCAGCCGGCCTCGGTGAGGGCCTTGCAGGCGGCGGCGATGGCGTAGGCGCCGATGACGTTCGGGGAGCCGGCCTCGTGGCGGGCCGCGGTCTCGTGCCACTCGACGGCCACCCCGCCGTCCTCGCGCCGGGTCACCCGGCGGCTGGCGCCGCCGCCCGCGAGGTAGGGCTCGGCCGCCTGGAGCCAGTCGGCGCGGCCGGCCAGCACACCGGAGCCGAAGGGGGCGTACAGCTTGTGGCCGGAGAAGGCGATCCAGTCGACGTCGAGGTCGGTGACGGACACCGGGTGGTGCGGAGCGAGCTGGGCGGCGTCCAGGACGATCCGGGCGCCGTGGGCGTGCGCGGCGGCGGCCAGTTCGCGCACCGGCCACAGCTCGCCGGTGACGTTGGAGGCGCCGGTGACACAGACCAGGGCGGGGCCGTACGGGTCGCGGTCGGCCAGGGCCCGCTCCAGGATCTCGACGGCCTGGCCGGGGGTGCGCGGGGCGTCGAGGTAGGTGACGTGCGCGTGCTGCCAGGGCAGCAGGGAGGCGTGGTGCTCGGTCTCGAACACGAAGACCTGGCAGCCGGCCGGGATCGCCCGGGCCAGCAGGTTCAGGGAGTCGGTGGTCGAGCGGGTGAAGACGACCTGGTCGCCGGCCCGGCAGCCGAGGAACTCCGCGACCGTCCTGCGGGCGTTCTCGAACAGGTCGGTGGAGAGCTGGGAGAGGTAGCCGGCCCCGCGGTGGACGCTGCCGTAGTACGGGGCGTAGGCGGCGACGTCGTCCCAGACGCGCTGGAGGGCGGGGGCGCTGGCCGCGTAGTCGAGGGCCGCGTAGGTGACCTCCCCGCCGGTGACCAGCGGGACGGTGACATCCCGCCCCAGAACGGGCAGAGGGGTGCAAAGCGACTGGTCGGCGGCAGCGGTGGAGACGGACATGGCGGACTCCCGTGACGGAATACGAGGAAAGCTGAAGGAAAGCGAGAGAAAAGGGAAAGGGTGTGCGGAGGCGGGGCTCTGCGGCCCTAACGCATTCGCTTGCTCACGGAAGACTCCTCGACGACCAGGATCCCTGGTGGCACGAGGGATCCGCGCTTGCCGTGGACCTTGCTGTCCACGGCCTGGTCTTCACCCGGGGCACCCCGCCACGGACGGAGGGTTGCCGGACAGTCGGCCGGGGCCTCATGACTGTCACTCATGACCTGGTAGAGGAACGTACGTGAAGTGATCGCCGTCCCGCAACCCGGTGTCCGGATCGCGGGACGGCCCGCCCTGCCGGGCCGGTCAGGCGTTGCTGGCGGCCACCCAGCGCTCCAGCGCCCGCCGGGCCGCCCCGGAGTCGATGGACTCGGCGGCCTTCGCGAGCCCCGCGCGGATCTGGTCGGCGAGCGGCTCGTCCGTCGGGTCCAGCGCCACCAGCGCCGCCGCCGCGTTCAGCTCCACGGCGTCCCGTACGGCACCCCGCTCGCCGTCCAGCAGCCTGCGGGCGACCTCCGCGTTGTGGGCCGGGTCGCCGCCGCGCAGGGCCTCCACCGGGACCAGGTCGATGCCGACGTCCCGGGGGTCGAAGGACTCCTCGGTGACCTTGCCGTCGCGCACCACCCACACCCGGGAGGTGGCGGTCGTGGTCAGTTCGTCCAGCCCGTCGTCACCGCGGAAGACCAGCGAGGAGTTGCCGCGTTCGGCGAGCACGCCCGCGACGATCGGCGCCTCGCGGGCGACGGCCACGCCGATCGCCTGGGCCCTCACCTGCGCCGGGTTGGTCAGCGGGCCGAGCAGGTTGAACACCGTCCGGATGCCCAACTGGCCGCGCGCGGCGCCGACGTGGCGCAGCGCGGGGTGGAACTTCACGGCGAAGCAGAAGGTGATGCCGGCCTCCTCCGCGACCTCGGCCACCCGGCGGGGCGTCAGGTCGAGGTTGACCCCGAGCTTCTCCAGCACGTCGGAGGAGCCGGATGCCGAGGACGCGGCCCGGTTGCCGTGCTTGACGACCTTCGCGCCCGTGCCGGCGACGACGAGCGAGGCCATCGTGGAGATGTTCACCGTCTTGGCCCCGTCGCCACCGGTGCCGACGATGTCGACGGTGCGGCCGGGCACCTCGATCACGTTCGCGTGCCGGTACATGGCGCGGACCAGGCCGGTGATCTCCTGGACCGTCTGTCCCTTCGCCCGCAGGGCCACCGCGAACCCGGCGATCTGCGCGTCGGTCGCCTCGCCGCGCATGATCTTGTCCATCGCCCAGGCGGTGTCGTCCGCGGCGAGGTCCCGGCCCTCCAGCAGGCCGTTCAGCAGGGCGGGCCAGGAGCGGCCCGCCGCGGTGTCGCCTCCAGCGGGGGTCACAGCGCTCATCAGCCGCTCCTTGTCCAAGATGCCTGCTCGTCGTACACCACCCTATCCAGCCGCAGGCGCGCCGAGGGGCCCCGTCCGGGTCGCGGACGGGGCCCCTCGGCGCGCCGGGGACCGGCCGGGGATCAGTGGTGGCCGTGGCCGCTCGCGATCTCCTTGTACTCGTCGACGGTCGGCTTGGGGATCTGGCTGTCCTCGCCGTAGTAGGCGTGGGACAGCTTCACGCGCAGCTTCTCCGAGGCCGGGACCTTGCGCTCGACGCCGTTCTCGTCGACCGTCGGGCCGATCTCGGCCGGCGTGTACTGCTTGTGCGAGGTGAGGGTGTGCAGCTGCTCCTGGCTGAGCGGCTCGTGCACCTCGATGTACTCGCCGTGCGGGAGCCGCTTGACGATGCCGGTCTCGCGGCCGTGCAGCACCTTGTCGCGGTCCCGGCGCTGCAGGCCCAGGCAGATCCGCTTGGTGACGATGAAGGCGATGACCGGGCCGACGAAGTAGGCGATCCGGACGAACCAGGTGACGGCGTTGATCGACAGGTGGAAGTGGGTGGCGACGATGTCGTTGCCGCCGCCGATCAGCATCACGAAGTACACGGTCAGCCAGGCGACGCCGAACGCGGTGCGGGTGGCGGCGTTGCGCGGGCGGTCCAGGATGTGGTGCTCGCGCTTGTCGCCGGTGATCCAGGACTCGATGAACGGGTAGACCGCGATGGCCACGAGGATCAGGCCGAACACGAGCAGCGGGATGAACACGCCCAGGACGAGGGTGTGCCCCAAGAAGTCGATCTCCCAGCCCGGCATGGCGCGGATGAGGCCCTCGGCCATGCCCATGTACCAGTCGGGCTGGGCGCCGGTGGAGACGTGGTCGGGGCGGTAAGGGCCCATGGCCCAGATCGGGTTGATCTGGGCGACGGCGGACAGGGCCGCGAGGACGCCGAAGACCAGGAAGAAGAAGCCTCCGGCCTTGGCCATGTAGACCGGCAGCAGCGGCATGCCGACGACGTTCTTCTCGGTCTTGCCGGGACCCGCGAACTGGGTGTGCTTGTGGTAGAAGACCAGGATCAGATGGGCCACCACGAGACCCAGCATGATGCCCGGCAGCAGCAGGATGTGGATGGTGTAGAACCGGGCCACGAAGTCCTGGCCGGGGAACTCGCCGCCGAAGAGGAAGAACGACAGGTACGTGCCGACGATCGGCACGGACAGGATCGCGCCCTCCATGAAGCGGACACCGGTGCCGGAGAGCAGGTCGTCCGGGAGCGAGTAGCCGGTGAAGCCGGTGAACATGCCGAGGACGAACAGCAGGAAGCCGAACAGCCAGTTCAGCTCGCGCGGCTTGCGGAACGCGCCGGAGAAGAACACGCGCATCATGTGCACGAACATCCCGGCGATGAACACGACCGCGCCCCAGTGGTGGATCTGCCGCATGAGCAGGCCGCCGCGCACGTCGAAGGAGATGTGCAGAGTCGAGCGGAACGCCTCGGACATCAGCTGTCCCTGGAGCGGGACGTAGCCGCCGTGGTACTCCACCTCGTTCATCGACGGGTGGAAGAACAGCGTCAGGTAGACACCCGTCAGGATGATGATCAGAAACGAGTAGAGGCAGATCTCGCCCAGCATGAACGACCAGTGGTCGGGGAAGATCTTGCGCATGTTGGCCTTGGCCAGGGCGTACAGCCCCAGCCGTCCGTCGGCCCAGTCGGCGAGGCGCTCGCCGGCCGGCGCCTTCCCGCGGGGGCGGCCGGCCGCGCCGGGTCGAGGGGTTTCGTTCGGTGCAGTACTCATCCGCGCTCCCAGAAAGCAGGACCGACGGGCTCCTCGAAGTCGCCGAGCGCCTGGAGGTAACCCTCGCTGTCCACGCCGATGCGCAGCTGCGGCAGGGCGTGGCCGGCGGGGCCGAAGATCACTCGGGCGCCGTCGGTGAGGTCGAAGGTGGACTGGTGGCAGGGGCACAGCACGTGGTGCGTCTGCTGTTCGTACAGCGAGATCGGGCAGCCCACGTGGGTGCAGATCTTCGAGTAGGCGACGATGCCCTGGTGCGACCAGTCGAGTTCGCGCTTGTCCTTGATGTCGTCGGGCTGGAGCCGGACGATCATCAGGGCGGCCTTGGCGATCTCGTTCTGGAAGTCCTCGTCGTGTTCCGCCAGGCCGTCGGGCATGGCGAAGGTCAGCGAGCCGACGGCCACGTCCTCCGGGCGCAGCGGCTGGTTGGTGTTCATGTTGACCAGGCGCTTGCCCTTGGCCCACAGGGTGTGGCGCAGCTTGGTGCCGGGTGCCGGTCCGAGGCCGCCGAGCAGCATCAGGCCGGTCAGCGGCACCAGCGCCATGGCGCCGAGCAGGGTGTTGCGGATCAGCTTGCGGCGGCCGAAGCCGGACTCCGCGGCACCCTGGCGGAAGTCCGCGTGGACCTTGGCCCGCACCTCGGGTGACGCCTCGATCGGGTGCCGGTCGTCGGCGATCTCCACGTCCGACATCAGGGTGCGCGCCCAGTGGACCGCGCCCGCGCCGATGCAGAACAGCGCCACGCCCAGCGTCAGGCCCAGCGCGAAGTTCATCGCGCTCAGGTGGCCGAGAGGGAAGACGAAGACCGACTTGTCGTTCGGGATCAGCAGGTACGAGACGATGAAGCCGATGGTGGCCAGCATCGACACCGTGAACAGCAGTGCCACCGCGCGCTCGGACCGCTTGGCGGCCCGCTCGTCGATGTCCTGGATCCGGTGCTCGTGCGGCGGCACTCCGGGGTCCGCGAACGGGTTCTCCTCGTCCGCCACGGAGACGGCACCGTGCACACCGTCGCCGGCGGACTGCTCGGCACGCGGGCGCCCTTCCGGCATGTCCCGGTTTCCCATAGTGCTCCAGACCGCCGTGATTTGGTGTATTCACACCGTACTACGCAGATTGTCCGGATAGCCGGGCCATTACTCCGGCCGGGGGTGTTTCGAACACAAGGGCCGGAACCGCCTGTCGGCCCCTCCGCCGGAAGGGCCGCGCACGCCCGGCCGGAAGGGCCCGCGCACCGCCGGACGGCCGGGCTCCGACACCACCCGACCCCGGCGCCGTCCGGCACCGCGTAATCCGGCCAACGGTGAATCGCCGTTAGAAAGCTCACGTTTGGCGGTCCAATGCGGTAAATCAGCCGCGCAGCGGAACCCGACGGATCATCAACTCGCTGCGGTATGACGGGATTCGGTCAAACACCCAACCGAACGTTATCATCTGGTTACTTCGCCGGTATCGATCCGTTATCGCCGTGATCATAAGGTGATTTTCGTTCTCACCGCGCTAGGGAATTCCCCTCCGTCGCCGGCGCACACGACGGGGGAAGCGGGGCCGGCCAACGATCTCCTTCATTGTTCTCACGGGGCCCCGACGTATGTCCGAACGGCATTTTCCGCGGGCAGCATCAGTACAAAGACGGGGATAATTCGTGTCACAAACTCGCATTGTCGACGTGGTTAATTTCATGCCGGAGCGGGTGGTCAGGAACAGCGAGTTGCCGAGCGAGGGCGGCGAGCTCGGCGACCACGCCTTCTTCGCGGGCGTGCACGAGCGGCGCTTCGCCTGGCCCGACTACACGTCGGCCCAGCTGGGCGCGAAGGCACTCGAGAAGCTCCTGGAGCGCAACGGCGTACCGGCGGCCGACGTCGATCTCATCATCTGCGCCTCCCAGCTGAACGACGCCTTCTCGCCCGGCACGGGCACGGCCATCCAGTACGCGGTCGGCGCCACCAAGGCCGCCGTGCTCCAGGTGGACAACGGCTGCTGCTCCTGGATCTCCTCCATCAACACGGCCCGGGCCTTCATCGACTCCGGCCAGTACCGCACGGTCGCGGTGGTCACGGTCACCAACTTCGTCTCCCGCCTCGAGGAGTTCCAGAAGGCGCCCGAGTCCCGGGTGCTCGGTGACGGCGCGTCCGCCACCCTCGTCACGGCCGGCGACGAGCCGACCATCCTCTCCATCCACGAGCAGGCGTTCGGGGAGAACTGGGGAGCGCTCAAGGTAGAGCCGGACACCGTCGAGGGCATGGAGATCCCCTACTGGTCGGCCGGCTCCGGCGCGCTGACCGTGAAGTTCGACCAGTCCATGCTGGCGCGTCTGTACACCGTCACCATGGAACAGCTTCCCCAGGCGGTCGACATCGCGCTGGAGAAGGCCGGTGTGCAGAACGAGGACGTCGCTTTCCTGATCACCCACCAGCCGAACGAGAAATACGTCGCCGAGTGGCGCAAGCGTTGCGGATTCGACGATTCCCGGGCACACGACACGCTCGGCACCTACGGCAACATGTTCCAGGGCACTCTTCCGGTGACGTTCGCCGACGCCCTCGACAAAAAGATGATCTCGCCCGGCGATCTCATCGCGTTCGCGACCTTCTCGCACGGCGGAGAACTCGTCGGTTCCATGGTCTGGCGCTGGAACTGACTTTCCGGGGCAACCCCGCCTGCCCGCTCCCTTTCACTTCATTTCTTTCGTTCTTTTACCACTGCATGAGGAGAAGTATGTCCCAGCGCGTTCCCGACGAGTCGGGTCTGGCCCAGAACTACGTCCTGGACCGGTCCGACCTGGAGGGCCTGGACCTGGTGTGGAACGAGAACACCGGTATGGACGACATGATGAAGCTCATGGAGAGCCGGACGAAG
This sequence is a window from Streptomyces rubradiris. Protein-coding genes within it:
- a CDS encoding rhomboid family intramembrane serine protease, with translation MISSRSTAAGRTLRAVRDTPAPVTYGLIALCCVLFALGPASGLVPGYGTGDALLAAQRAYFRRWGVVPAELFDGPAGAALTPATALFVHGSWVHLLGNMLFLFVFGAMTEERMGRVEFALFYVGCGCGALLGYAVANAASGESLVGASGAVSAVLGAFLYLFPRARVTSLLPFLFFLPLRFPAWVVLPCWAALQWLAAERAPDGPGVAYLAHLVGFGLGFGYAWVRYGRRKGAKGTAAGDGRATRVKDAPAPVTEGERQP
- a CDS encoding Lrp/AsnC family transcriptional regulator; translated protein: MITAIVLIKTSVDRIPEIAERIAALENVSEVFSVTGTYDLIAMVRVARHEDLAEVIPGRISKIPGVQGTDTHVAFRTYSQHDLEAAFAIGLDS
- a CDS encoding aminotransferase class V-fold PLP-dependent enzyme — translated: MSVSTAAADQSLCTPLPVLGRDVTVPLVTGGEVTYAALDYAASAPALQRVWDDVAAYAPYYGSVHRGAGYLSQLSTDLFENARRTVAEFLGCRAGDQVVFTRSTTDSLNLLARAIPAGCQVFVFETEHHASLLPWQHAHVTYLDAPRTPGQAVEILERALADRDPYGPALVCVTGASNVTGELWPVRELAAAAHAHGARIVLDAAQLAPHHPVSVTDLDVDWIAFSGHKLYAPFGSGVLAGRADWLQAAEPYLAGGGASRRVTRREDGGVAVEWHETAARHEAGSPNVIGAYAIAAACKALTEAGWDTLVAREQHLIAKVRAGLAEVPEVRVLSLFGDDAPRVGVLSFVVDGWNSSHFAAALSAEYGIGVRDGLFCAHPLVRTLLGSDPQTQGECGAPEAAPGEKSLNAIRVSFGAGTPDEHVDRFVNAVRELVRDGAKWQYRTEEGRCVPAV
- the trpD gene encoding anthranilate phosphoribosyltransferase, with amino-acid sequence MSAVTPAGGDTAAGRSWPALLNGLLEGRDLAADDTAWAMDKIMRGEATDAQIAGFAVALRAKGQTVQEITGLVRAMYRHANVIEVPGRTVDIVGTGGDGAKTVNISTMASLVVAGTGAKVVKHGNRAASSASGSSDVLEKLGVNLDLTPRRVAEVAEEAGITFCFAVKFHPALRHVGAARGQLGIRTVFNLLGPLTNPAQVRAQAIGVAVAREAPIVAGVLAERGNSSLVFRGDDGLDELTTTATSRVWVVRDGKVTEESFDPRDVGIDLVPVEALRGGDPAHNAEVARRLLDGERGAVRDAVELNAAAALVALDPTDEPLADQIRAGLAKAAESIDSGAARRALERWVAASNA
- a CDS encoding cytochrome b, whose translation is MSTAPNETPRPGAAGRPRGKAPAGERLADWADGRLGLYALAKANMRKIFPDHWSFMLGEICLYSFLIIILTGVYLTLFFHPSMNEVEYHGGYVPLQGQLMSEAFRSTLHISFDVRGGLLMRQIHHWGAVVFIAGMFVHMMRVFFSGAFRKPRELNWLFGFLLFVLGMFTGFTGYSLPDDLLSGTGVRFMEGAILSVPIVGTYLSFFLFGGEFPGQDFVARFYTIHILLLPGIMLGLVVAHLILVFYHKHTQFAGPGKTEKNVVGMPLLPVYMAKAGGFFFLVFGVLAALSAVAQINPIWAMGPYRPDHVSTGAQPDWYMGMAEGLIRAMPGWEIDFLGHTLVLGVFIPLLVFGLILVAIAVYPFIESWITGDKREHHILDRPRNAATRTAFGVAWLTVYFVMLIGGGNDIVATHFHLSINAVTWFVRIAYFVGPVIAFIVTKRICLGLQRRDRDKVLHGRETGIVKRLPHGEYIEVHEPLSQEQLHTLTSHKQYTPAEIGPTVDENGVERKVPASEKLRVKLSHAYYGEDSQIPKPTVDEYKEIASGHGHH
- a CDS encoding ubiquinol-cytochrome c reductase iron-sulfur subunit, with the protein product MGNRDMPEGRPRAEQSAGDGVHGAVSVADEENPFADPGVPPHEHRIQDIDERAAKRSERAVALLFTVSMLATIGFIVSYLLIPNDKSVFVFPLGHLSAMNFALGLTLGVALFCIGAGAVHWARTLMSDVEIADDRHPIEASPEVRAKVHADFRQGAAESGFGRRKLIRNTLLGAMALVPLTGLMLLGGLGPAPGTKLRHTLWAKGKRLVNMNTNQPLRPEDVAVGSLTFAMPDGLAEHDEDFQNEIAKAALMIVRLQPDDIKDKRELDWSHQGIVAYSKICTHVGCPISLYEQQTHHVLCPCHQSTFDLTDGARVIFGPAGHALPQLRIGVDSEGYLQALGDFEEPVGPAFWERG
- a CDS encoding 3-oxoacyl-ACP synthase III family protein yields the protein MVNFMPERVVRNSELPSEGGELGDHAFFAGVHERRFAWPDYTSAQLGAKALEKLLERNGVPAADVDLIICASQLNDAFSPGTGTAIQYAVGATKAAVLQVDNGCCSWISSINTARAFIDSGQYRTVAVVTVTNFVSRLEEFQKAPESRVLGDGASATLVTAGDEPTILSIHEQAFGENWGALKVEPDTVEGMEIPYWSAGSGALTVKFDQSMLARLYTVTMEQLPQAVDIALEKAGVQNEDVAFLITHQPNEKYVAEWRKRCGFDDSRAHDTLGTYGNMFQGTLPVTFADALDKKMISPGDLIAFATFSHGGELVGSMVWRWN